A region of Selenomonadales bacterium 4137-cl DNA encodes the following proteins:
- a CDS encoding twin-arginine translocase TatA/TatE family subunit translates to MFNLGMPELALILVIALIVFGPGKLPEVGKALGKGLGEFRRAMSGEGAAKDEPITVEAKPVERKPEEKPAEVKKQEETK, encoded by the coding sequence GTGTTCAACCTGGGCATGCCGGAACTGGCCCTGATTCTTGTTATCGCTCTTATCGTTTTCGGACCGGGAAAGCTACCTGAAGTGGGCAAGGCGCTTGGCAAGGGTCTGGGCGAGTTCCGCCGGGCGATGTCTGGCGAGGGGGCCGCGAAGGATGAGCCGATCACCGTCGAGGCCAAGCCGGTGGAGAGGAAGCCTGAGGAGAAACCCGCCGAGGTCAAGAAACAGGAAGAGACGAAGTGA
- the tatC gene encoding twin-arginine translocase subunit TatC: MSDTPREVDTEQEERGSGEMSLVDHLQELRKRLIVCVVVVLAASFACYYFATDLVHIITAPAGKLYYMNPAEAFFTYLKVSFFAGFLLSLPVVFYQLWAFVVPALTNQERQASLFLVPASLVLFFVGLAFSYFLVLPAAISFFIGFATEDLQPMFSIGQYLSFVISFMLPFGFVFELPLFIIVAAKLGVISSGFLAAKRKIVIVLAFVVGAVVSPTPDVFSQTMIAVPLMVLYEISVFIVRHVLRR; this comes from the coding sequence ATGTCTGATACTCCCCGGGAAGTTGACACCGAACAGGAGGAGCGGGGCTCCGGCGAGATGTCGCTGGTCGATCATCTGCAGGAACTGAGAAAGCGGCTGATCGTGTGCGTCGTCGTCGTGCTGGCGGCCAGTTTCGCCTGTTATTATTTCGCTACCGATTTGGTGCATATAATCACCGCCCCGGCCGGCAAGCTATATTATATGAATCCGGCGGAGGCCTTTTTTACCTACCTGAAAGTCTCCTTTTTCGCGGGTTTTCTGCTTTCCCTGCCGGTGGTGTTCTATCAGTTGTGGGCTTTCGTGGTGCCGGCTTTGACGAACCAGGAGCGCCAGGCCTCGCTGTTCCTCGTCCCGGCGTCGCTGGTGCTGTTTTTCGTCGGCCTGGCGTTTTCTTACTTCCTCGTGTTGCCGGCGGCCATCAGCTTTTTCATCGGTTTCGCCACCGAAGACCTGCAGCCGATGTTTTCCATCGGCCAGTACCTGTCATTCGTGATTTCCTTCATGCTGCCTTTCGGCTTCGTGTTCGAGTTGCCGCTGTTCATCATCGTGGCCGCCAAGCTGGGGGTCATCAGTTCGGGTTTCCTGGCGGCCAAGCGGAAGATTGTCATTGTGCTGGCGTTCGTCGTGGGCGCGGTGGTGTCGCCGACCCCGGACGTGTTTTCGCAGACGATGATCGCGGTGCCGTTGATGGTTTTGTATGAGATTAGCGTTTTTATCGTTCGCCATGTTCTGAGAAGGTAA
- a CDS encoding C40 family peptidase: MKKALAAITVAAFMLAACPPAAGAAELAPVSRSAPAAAKPPPPSKTPTGRDIVATAQKYKGVPYRYGGATPKGFDCSGFVMFVYNQHGKKLPRSADQQYKAGKPGKPKDLALGDLVFFTTTEKGPSHVGIFVGGGKFIHASSSRGVVVTALGDAYWKPRYLGARTVL; the protein is encoded by the coding sequence GTGAAAAAGGCGCTCGCCGCGATTACCGTCGCCGCTTTCATGCTGGCAGCCTGCCCGCCCGCCGCCGGTGCGGCGGAGCTTGCGCCCGTTTCCCGCTCCGCGCCCGCCGCCGCCAAACCGCCCCCGCCGTCCAAGACGCCCACAGGCAGGGACATCGTCGCCACCGCCCAAAAATACAAAGGCGTGCCCTACAGATACGGCGGCGCCACCCCCAAGGGGTTCGACTGCTCCGGCTTCGTCATGTTCGTCTACAACCAGCACGGCAAAAAACTGCCCCGGTCTGCCGACCAGCAGTACAAAGCCGGCAAACCCGGCAAACCCAAAGACCTCGCCCTTGGCGACCTCGTCTTCTTCACCACCACCGAGAAAGGCCCCTCCCATGTCGGCATCTTCGTCGGCGGCGGTAAATTCATTCACGCCTCCTCCAGCCGCGGCGTAGTGGTGACAGCCCTGGGGGACGCCTACTGGAAGCCGCGCTACCTGGGCGCACGCACAGTTTTGTAA
- a CDS encoding menaquinone biosynthesis decarboxylase produces the protein MAFNDLREFIAALESRGWLKRIRQPVDCELEITEITDRVSKLRGEKNVALLFENVKGYDVPVLMNAFGSMERMALALGVDKVDDIADEIRDLLKLPYVSLQSKLDLVRLIPAARRAINFPKYVKSGPCKEVIIRDKPSLAKFPVLKCWPGDAGRFITLPLVFTKNPRTGKRNVGMYRMQVYDGTTTGMHWHVHKGGADNYRAHRELGKDRIEVAVAIGGDPAVTYAATAPLPPNIDEMIFAGFLRRKPVELVKCETVDIEVPATSEIVLEGFVSMDELRREGPFGDHTGYYSLADDYPVFHITCITHRKNPIYPATIVGKPPMEDCFMAKATERIFLPLLQQVLPEVVDMNLPLEGVFHNCAVLAIKKSYPQHAKKVMHAVWGLGQMMFTKMIIVVDAHVDVQDMNEVWWRVFNNIDARRDIVLADGPLDALDHSSPMPHWGTKVGIDATKTWPEEGYTREWPDEIVMSPEVKSRIDGIWKDLGLG, from the coding sequence TTGGCTTTTAATGATCTGCGCGAGTTCATCGCCGCTCTCGAGTCGCGCGGCTGGCTGAAGCGCATCCGTCAGCCGGTGGACTGCGAGCTGGAGATCACCGAGATAACCGACCGGGTGTCGAAGCTGCGCGGCGAAAAGAATGTCGCCCTGCTGTTCGAGAATGTGAAGGGCTACGACGTCCCGGTGCTGATGAATGCTTTCGGCAGCATGGAGCGGATGGCGCTGGCCCTCGGCGTGGATAAGGTGGACGATATCGCCGACGAGATCCGCGACCTCCTGAAGCTGCCGTACGTTTCCCTGCAGAGCAAACTTGATCTCGTGCGCCTCATCCCCGCCGCCCGGCGGGCGATTAATTTCCCGAAGTACGTCAAGTCGGGACCGTGCAAGGAGGTCATCATCAGGGACAAGCCGTCATTGGCCAAGTTTCCGGTGCTGAAGTGCTGGCCCGGGGACGCCGGCCGCTTTATCACGCTGCCGTTGGTGTTCACGAAGAACCCGCGCACCGGCAAGCGCAACGTGGGCATGTACCGCATGCAGGTTTACGACGGGACGACCACCGGGATGCACTGGCATGTGCACAAGGGCGGGGCCGACAACTACCGCGCCCACCGCGAGCTGGGAAAGGACCGCATCGAGGTCGCGGTGGCCATCGGCGGCGACCCGGCGGTGACTTACGCCGCGACCGCGCCGCTGCCGCCCAATATCGACGAGATGATTTTCGCCGGCTTCCTGCGCCGCAAGCCGGTGGAGCTGGTGAAGTGCGAGACGGTGGATATCGAGGTGCCGGCGACGTCCGAGATCGTGCTCGAGGGTTTTGTGAGCATGGACGAGCTGAGGCGGGAGGGGCCGTTCGGCGACCATACCGGCTATTATTCGCTTGCCGACGATTACCCCGTTTTCCACATTACCTGCATAACCCACCGCAAGAACCCGATTTATCCGGCCACCATCGTCGGCAAGCCGCCGATGGAGGATTGCTTCATGGCCAAGGCGACCGAGCGGATTTTCCTGCCGCTACTGCAGCAGGTGCTGCCGGAGGTGGTGGATATGAATCTGCCGCTGGAGGGCGTTTTCCACAACTGCGCCGTGCTGGCCATCAAGAAAAGTTATCCGCAGCACGCCAAGAAGGTGATGCACGCCGTGTGGGGGCTTGGCCAGATGATGTTTACGAAGATGATCATCGTGGTGGATGCCCATGTCGACGTGCAGGATATGAACGAGGTTTGGTGGCGGGTTTTCAACAATATCGACGCCCGCCGCGACATCGTGCTGGCCGACGGGCCGCTGGACGCCCTGGATCACTCCTCGCCCATGCCCCACTGGGGGACGAAGGTGGGGATCGACGCTACCAAGACGTGGCCGGAGGAGGGTTATACGCGGGAGTGGCCGGACGAGATCGTCATGTCGCCGGAAGTTAAGAGCCGGATTGACGGGATTTGGAAGGATCTTGGCCTTGGGTAA
- a CDS encoding UbiA-like polyprenyltransferase yields MGKLKSHLDNIAFSHSVFALPFAYMGAFLAAGGLPGGGDLFWITVAMVGARSAALALNNLIDLKFDKLHPRFTARPMVTGAVKRWEAALLIAASLAVFIYAAHQLHPLARKLWPVAVLPFVVYPYMKRFSWACHMVLGLALAGAPVGAWIAIRGDLAAPVALLAAAVGVWIAAFDVIYGCQDVAFDKAHGLHSMPVRFGVPGALRLARLMHVASVAAFAAAGWLAGLGPWYYAGVALAAGVLVYQHSIVSAADLSRVTQAYFLRNGLVGAAIFLFTVISLLY; encoded by the coding sequence TTGGGTAAGCTGAAGTCGCATCTCGACAATATCGCTTTTTCCCACTCGGTGTTCGCGCTGCCGTTCGCGTATATGGGCGCTTTTCTCGCCGCCGGCGGCCTGCCCGGCGGCGGCGATCTTTTCTGGATAACGGTGGCGATGGTGGGAGCCCGCAGCGCCGCCCTGGCGCTGAATAATCTCATCGACCTGAAGTTCGATAAGCTGCATCCCCGCTTTACCGCCCGGCCGATGGTGACCGGCGCGGTGAAGCGCTGGGAGGCGGCGCTGCTGATCGCCGCCAGCCTGGCGGTGTTCATTTACGCCGCCCATCAGCTGCATCCTCTGGCCCGCAAGCTGTGGCCGGTGGCTGTCTTACCCTTCGTCGTCTACCCGTATATGAAACGGTTTTCGTGGGCCTGCCACATGGTGCTGGGGTTGGCGCTCGCCGGCGCGCCGGTGGGGGCGTGGATCGCCATTCGCGGCGACCTGGCGGCGCCGGTGGCGCTGCTGGCGGCGGCGGTGGGGGTGTGGATCGCGGCGTTCGACGTCATCTACGGCTGCCAGGATGTGGCTTTTGACAAGGCGCACGGGCTACATTCCATGCCGGTGCGGTTCGGTGTGCCCGGGGCTCTGCGGCTGGCCCGGCTGATGCATGTCGCCAGCGTGGCCGCGTTCGCCGCCGCCGGGTGGCTGGCCGGTCTCGGCCCGTGGTATTATGCCGGGGTGGCGCTGGCGGCCGGTGTGCTCGTCTATCAGCACAGCATCGTGTCCGCCGCCGACCTGAGCCGCGTCACCCAGGCGTATTTCCTGCGCAACGGGTTGGTGGGGGCGGCGATTTTCCTGTTCACGGTGATCAGTCTGTTGTATTAG
- a CDS encoding FAD-linked oxidase C-terminal domain-containing protein, whose amino-acid sequence MNANNIQELKAIVGSQWVATEKEDLICYGYDATPGFFNLPEAVVQPGSKEEVAAILKLANREKFPVYTRGSGTNLSAGSVPAQGGVVLSTARMNKIFAIDPENWTAVVEPGVIVSELNAAVEKYGLIYPPDPGTVTTASIGGTVAENSGGLRGLKYGVTKHYVTGVEVALADGSVVEYGGGNVKAPGYDMVMLFTGSEGTLGVLTKITVRLVPAPVTRRSMIATFADLAGAGRSIAEIISNKIIPATLEIMDNYTIRTVESFAKLGLPVEAEAIILAEVDGDADTVEADAVKMEKILRENGGEVRVANSAQERDQIWAARRAALPSLAKLRPSTFCEDATVPRDKVPDMVRIVTEIAARNKVEIGTFGHAGDGNLHPTIVTDLRDAAEMERVYAAMDEIFKTALRLGGTLSGEHGIGLGKLKYMPDQFGAEGMAVMRSIKLALDPNNILNPGKLVGEVH is encoded by the coding sequence ATGAACGCAAACAATATCCAGGAATTGAAGGCGATCGTCGGCTCCCAGTGGGTGGCGACGGAGAAGGAAGACCTGATATGCTACGGTTATGACGCGACTCCCGGCTTTTTCAACCTGCCGGAGGCGGTGGTGCAGCCGGGGAGCAAGGAGGAAGTGGCCGCAATCCTGAAGCTGGCCAACCGGGAGAAGTTCCCGGTGTATACCCGCGGTTCGGGGACAAACCTGAGCGCCGGGTCGGTGCCCGCCCAGGGGGGCGTGGTGCTGTCGACTGCCCGTATGAACAAGATCTTTGCCATCGACCCAGAAAACTGGACGGCGGTGGTGGAGCCCGGAGTGATCGTCTCCGAGCTGAACGCCGCCGTAGAAAAATACGGCCTTATCTATCCGCCCGATCCGGGAACGGTTACCACGGCCAGCATCGGCGGCACGGTGGCCGAGAATTCCGGCGGCCTGCGGGGCCTGAAGTACGGCGTTACCAAGCATTATGTGACCGGCGTCGAGGTGGCGTTGGCCGACGGCTCGGTCGTCGAGTACGGCGGCGGTAATGTGAAGGCGCCCGGCTACGATATGGTGATGCTGTTCACCGGGTCGGAGGGGACGCTGGGGGTGCTGACCAAGATAACGGTGCGGCTCGTGCCCGCGCCCGTCACCCGCCGCAGCATGATCGCGACTTTCGCCGACCTTGCCGGCGCCGGCAGGTCGATCGCCGAGATCATCAGCAATAAGATCATCCCGGCAACGCTGGAAATAATGGACAATTACACCATCCGCACGGTGGAGAGCTTCGCGAAGCTGGGGCTGCCGGTGGAGGCCGAGGCGATCATCCTGGCCGAGGTCGACGGCGACGCCGACACGGTGGAGGCGGATGCGGTCAAGATGGAGAAGATCCTGCGCGAAAACGGCGGCGAGGTTCGCGTGGCGAACAGCGCCCAGGAGCGCGACCAGATCTGGGCGGCCAGGCGGGCGGCGTTGCCGTCGCTGGCCAAGCTGCGGCCTTCGACTTTCTGCGAGGATGCGACGGTGCCCCGCGACAAGGTGCCCGATATGGTGCGGATCGTGACCGAGATCGCGGCCCGCAACAAGGTGGAGATCGGGACGTTCGGCCATGCCGGCGACGGCAATCTTCACCCCACCATTGTGACCGATCTGCGCGATGCGGCGGAGATGGAGCGGGTGTACGCCGCGATGGACGAGATTTTCAAGACCGCGCTGAGGCTCGGCGGCACTTTGTCGGGCGAACACGGCATCGGGCTGGGGAAATTGAAGTATATGCCCGACCAGTTCGGCGCCGAGGGTATGGCGGTGATGCGGAGCATCAAGCTGGCGCTCGACCCCAACAATATCCTCAATCCGGGGAAGCTGGTCGGCGAGGTGCATTAG